Proteins found in one Methanothermobacter thermautotrophicus genomic segment:
- the trpE gene encoding anthranilate synthase component I: protein MNVFGITELENPIKERIEFKEPFELFKSVYSEYDSSFLLESMESDTGLARYSFMGFEPHMIIRARSGFIEVEHEGSREELDTENPFEFLRQFTRPTGKARGFCGGLVGYISYQAARFFDSINLSPGNFPDFEFGLFLDGIMFNHLTGECSYISLKGNRLPEISELLREETPTGHLKYRNRGALFSRKRYLGMVEEAKERIAKGEIFQAVLSNATDYRLRGDRLALYEALRRVNPSPYMYHLKLGSREITGSSPEMLVRVEDKQIETFPIAGTRPRGQTPHEDERIASELLSDDKELAEHLMLVDLARNDLGRISEFGTVQVPEYMTIRRFSHVQHILSHVTGRLRNGMDALDALAAVFPAGTVSGAPKIRAMEIIESLEGVPRNAYAGALGYLSLNGNADFAITIRSMVADGACGRIQAGAGIVHDSIPENEYVECQNKAMAVLKSMELAGEGLDSDN from the coding sequence GTGAATGTTTTTGGCATTACAGAGCTGGAAAACCCAATAAAGGAAAGGATAGAATTTAAAGAACCCTTTGAACTATTCAAAAGTGTTTATTCTGAATACGACTCATCATTCCTTCTTGAGTCAATGGAAAGCGACACGGGCCTTGCAAGATACTCATTCATGGGCTTCGAGCCCCACATGATAATAAGGGCCCGTTCAGGTTTTATAGAAGTTGAACATGAGGGATCACGGGAGGAGCTTGATACAGAAAACCCCTTTGAATTCCTGAGGCAGTTCACAAGACCCACTGGAAAAGCCAGGGGCTTCTGTGGGGGCCTTGTTGGCTACATATCCTATCAGGCTGCAAGGTTCTTTGACAGCATCAACCTCAGCCCTGGAAACTTCCCGGACTTTGAATTCGGACTCTTCCTTGATGGTATCATGTTCAACCACCTCACAGGAGAATGCAGCTACATCAGCCTCAAGGGGAACAGACTCCCCGAGATATCAGAACTGCTCCGTGAGGAAACCCCAACAGGGCACCTTAAATACAGGAATAGGGGGGCCCTGTTCTCAAGGAAGAGATACCTTGGAATGGTGGAGGAGGCAAAGGAGAGGATAGCTAAGGGCGAAATATTCCAGGCAGTCCTCTCAAATGCCACTGACTACAGGCTGCGCGGTGACAGGCTTGCCCTCTACGAGGCCCTCAGGAGGGTTAACCCATCCCCCTACATGTACCACCTGAAACTTGGCAGCAGGGAGATAACAGGTTCAAGCCCTGAAATGCTGGTACGTGTGGAGGATAAACAGATTGAAACCTTCCCGATTGCAGGAACCAGGCCAAGGGGGCAAACACCCCATGAGGATGAGAGGATAGCATCAGAACTGCTATCAGATGATAAGGAGCTCGCAGAGCACCTCATGCTCGTTGACCTTGCAAGAAACGACCTTGGAAGGATATCTGAGTTTGGCACGGTCCAGGTACCAGAGTACATGACCATAAGGAGGTTCTCCCATGTTCAGCACATCCTCTCCCATGTAACCGGCAGACTCAGGAATGGTATGGACGCCCTTGATGCCCTGGCAGCAGTATTCCCGGCCGGTACGGTGAGCGGAGCCCCCAAGATAAGGGCCATGGAGATAATAGAGTCACTTGAGGGGGTGCCGAGGAATGCCTACGCAGGAGCCCTCGGTTATCTGTCACTGAACGGTAACGCCGATTTTGCAATAACCATAAGATCCATGGTCGCTGACGGAGCCTGTGGGAGAATACAGGCAGGGGCAGGCATAGTACATGACTCCATCCCTGAAAATGAATACGTGGAGTGCCAGAACAAGGCCATGGCAGTCCTTAAATCAATGGAACTGGCAGGTGAGGGCCTTGATTCTGATAATTGA